One genomic segment of Capsicum annuum cultivar UCD-10X-F1 unplaced genomic scaffold, UCD10Xv1.1 ctg2621, whole genome shotgun sequence includes these proteins:
- the LOC124890874 gene encoding uncharacterized protein LOC124890874, whose product MAQLPAYDPYYVNHQPVYAYSNNEKNDIKTLFVSGLPDDVKAREIHNLFRRRPGFESCQLKYTGRGNQVVAFAIFIDHPSAMAAMHALNGVKFDPQTGSTLHIEPARSNSRRIQIPGRGPYVVIDNRNKFNYDAEDTSSDEDNNNDSNDASKPENPDSGTKDDSSEEKREEKLVEPDHALAPKSEQNDKTTDGAQPCSTLFIANLGPNCTEDELTQVISQYPGFNTLKVRARGGMPVAFADFEGVEQATEALNALQGSTLPSSDRGGMHIEYARSKMRKP is encoded by the exons ATGGCTCAACTTCCGGCGTACGATCCTTACTACGTAAATCATCAACCAGTATATGCATACAGCAACAATGAGAAGAATGATATAAAAACGCTATTCGTCTCGGGACTTCCCGACGATGTTAAAGCTCGTGAGATTCACAATCTCTTTCGCCGCCGTCCTGGTTTTGAATCGTGTCAGCTCAAATACACCGGCCGAGGAAATCAG GTTGTTGCCTTTGCTATTTTTATTGATCATCCATCAGCAATGGCAGCCATGCATGCCTTGAAT GGTGTAAAATTTGATCCTCAAACTGGATCCACTTTGCATATTGAACCGGCGAGGTCAAACTCTAGAAGAATACAAATTCCAG GAAGAGGACCTTATGTAGTTATTGACAACAGAAACAAGTTCAATTATGATGCTGAAGACACATCAAGTGATGAAG ataataataatgattctaATGATGCTTCCAAGCCCGAGAATCCTGATTCTGGGACAAAGGATGATTCTTCAGAAGAGAAACG TGAGGAGAAATTGGTGGAGCCTGACCATGCTTTGGCCCCGAAAAGT GAGCAAAACGACAAGACAACAGATGGAGCACAACCATGTTCCACTCTGTTTATCGCCAATCTTGGTCCAAACTGCACTGAGGATGAACTGACGCAAGTTATTTCTCA GTATCCTGGATTTAACACCCTCAAGGTGCGTGCAAGAGGCGGGATGCCTGTTGCTTTTGCTGATTTTGAG GGCGTTGAGCAAGCAACTGAAGCGCTGAATGCACTTCAAGGAAGCACACTACCATCATCTGATCGGGGTGGCATGCACATAGA GTATGCAAGATCCAAAATGAGGAAGCCGTAG
- the LOC124890873 gene encoding inactive protein kinase SELMODRAFT_444075-like, protein MSREMNKGKQNTSADAAEKVMVAVKASKEIPKTALVWSLTHVVQPGDCITLLVVVPSQSSGRKLWGFPRFAGDCASGHWKLHSGNSSEHKSDITDYCSQMILQLHDVYDPNKINVKIKIVSGTPHGAVAAEAKKSQANWVVLDKHLKHEKKRCMEELQCNIVVMKRSQPKVLRLNLVGSPKKEPDVTGTLSSEQTQICGKESNNKDSLDSSRGPLVTPSSSPEMFSTTEAGTSSVSSSDPGTSPFFVAEVNRDLKKASLLAAKEDVDESDSESESENLSASSSLRFQPWIVDIINSHSEQIKGKNSLRTNDRPQDSANKALLRKFSKLDEESDFGSPSCRGTDLDYSGNVREAVSLSRSAPLGPPPLCSICQHKAPVFGKPPRWFTYAELELATGGFSQANFLAEGGYGSVHRGVLPDGQVVAVKQHKLASSQGDQEFCSEVEVLSCAQHRNVVMLIGFCIEDSRRLLVYEYICNGSLDSHLYGRTRDPLEWSARQKIAVGAARGLRYLHEECRVGCIVHRDMRPNNILITHDFEPLVGDFGLARWQPDGDTGVETRVIGTFGYLAPEYAQSGQITEKADVYSFGVVLVELVTGRKAVDLTRPKGQQCLTEWARPLLQECAVDELIDPRLGNCYSEHEIYCMLHAASLCIRRDPQARPRMSQVLRILEGDLIMESGKLSTTPGYDVGSHSGRIWSDAQQQYQRFSGSLLSDGSEEFNAKLSFDKRSPSNIWNRDQSRTAYSDHL, encoded by the exons ATGAGCCGGGAGATGAATAAAGGGAAACAAAATACGAGTGCTGATGCCGCTGAGAAAGTTATGGTGGCTGTTAAGGCATCGAAggaaatacccaaaacagctcTTGTGTGGTCTTTGACTCATGTTGTTCAGCCTGGAGATTGCATTACACTTCTCGTGGTTGTACCTTCACAAAGTTCTG GTAGAAAGTTATGGGGATTCCCTAGATTTGCTGGAGATTGTGCCAGTGGCCACTGGAAGTTGCACTCTGGAAATAGTTCCGAGCACAAGTCAGATATAACAGATTATTGCTCCCAGATGATCCTTCAgcttcatgatgtttatgatcCCAACAAG ATAAATGTCAAGATTAAAATTGTTTCTGGTACACCGCATGGAGCCGTGGCTGCTGAGGCAAAGAAGTCTCAGGCTAATTGGGTTGTTTTGGACAA GCATCTCAAACATGAGAAGAAACGCTGCATGGAAGAGTTGCAATGCAATATTGTTGTCATGAAGCGATCTCAACCAAAAGTTCTACGCTTAAATTTAGTAGGTTCACCTAAAAAGGAACCTGATGTCACGGGCACATTATCTTCAGAGCAAACTCAAATATGTGGAAAAGAGTCAAACAATAAGGATTCATTGGATTCTTCTCGAGGTCCACTAGTAACTCCATCAAGTAGTCCAGAGATGTTCAGTACTACTGAAGCTGGTACTTCATCAGTTTCAAGCTCTGATCCTGGAACATCACCATTTTTTGTCGCTGAAGTAAATAGGGATCTGAAGAAAGCAAGTTTATTAGCTGCAAAGGAAGATGTAGATGAATCGGATTCAGAGAGCGAGAGTGAAAATTTATCTGCGTCATCAAGTTTAAGGTTCCAACCATGGATCGTGGACATAATCAATTCACATTCTGAACAAATCAAAGGGAAGAACTCATTAAGAACTAACGACAGGCCGCAAGATTCCGCCAACAAGGCACTGCTGCGGAAGTTTAGTAAGCTTGATGAAGAAAGTGATTTTGGATCCCCAAGTTGTAGAGGAACTGATTTGGATTACAGTGGGAATGTGAGAGAAGCAGTTTCGCTGTCTAGAAGTGCACCTCTTGGCCCTCCTCCCTTGTGCTCGATTTGTCAACACAAGGCACCTGTATTTGGGAAACCTCCCAGGTGGTTTACTTATGCTGAACTGGAGCTTGCGACAGGAGGATTTTCGCAAGCAAATTTTTTGGCTGAGGGAGGATATGGATCTGTTCATAGAGGAGTCCTTCCCGATGGTCAAGTTGTTGCTGTTAAGCAACACAAATTGGCAAGTTCTCAAGGGGATCAAGAGTTCTGCTCGGAAGTGGAAGTGCTGAGCTGTGCCCAGCACCGAAATGTTGTAATGCTGATAGGATTCTGTATTGAGGACAGCAGAAGACTACTAGTATACGAATATATATGCAACGGTTCCTTAGATTCTCATCTATATG GTCGTACTAGAGATCCTTTGGAGTGGTCTGCTCGACAAAAAATTGCTGTAGGTGCTGCACGAGGTTTGCGTTATCTTCATGAAGAATGCAGAGTAGGCTGCATAGTCCACCGAGATATGAGACCCAACAACATTCTCATCACCCATGACTTCGAACCACTA GTTGGAGACTTTGGTTTGGCTAGGTGGCAACCTGATGGTGACACAGGCGTTGAAACAAGAGTAATTGGAACATTTGG GTACTTGGCTCCCGAGTATGCTCAAAGTGGCCAGATTACTGAAAAAGCTGATGTCTACTCATTTGGAGTGGTACTCGTGGAGCTTGTTACAGGACGCAAGGCAGTGGATCTTACCAGGCCTAAGGGCCAACAGTGTCTCACTGAATGG GCGCGTCCATTGTTGCAAGAATGTGCTGTTGATGAGCTAATAGATCCTCGGCTAGGGAACTGCTACTCAGAACATGAAATATACTGCATGTTGCATGCTGCATCTTTGTGCATACGACGAGATCCTCAAGCTAGGCCTCGCATGTCTCAG GTACTTCGAATACTCGAAGGTGACCTTATCATGGAATCTGGAAAATTGTCAACAACACCTGGATACGATGTTGGAAGCCACAGCGGGAGGATTTGGTCAGATGCTCAGCAACAGTATCAAAGGTTCAGTGGTTCCTTATTAAGCGATGGATCGGAGGAATTCAATGCTAAGCTCTCATTTGACAAGAGGAGCCCCTCCAATATTTGGAATAGGGATCAATCCAGGACAGCATATTCGGACCATCTGTAA